In one Silene latifolia isolate original U9 population chromosome 10, ASM4854445v1, whole genome shotgun sequence genomic region, the following are encoded:
- the LOC141608116 gene encoding uncharacterized protein LOC141608116: protein MCGVMMFGKRGKLSQKFIGPYVILDRVGEVGYRLDLPPSLYRVHNDFHVSQVRKYVSDPSHVLEVENIELDEALTYAEVPKEIFDCKVRKTRNGETVLLKVLWSNHNVEEATLEPEEAMRERYPNLFEQLVMVGSMVNAF from the exons atgtgtGGCGTGATGATGTTTGGTAAGAgagggaagttgagtcagaaaTTCATAGGTCCATATGTGATTTTGGATCGGGTAGGTGAAGTAGGTTATCGGCTAGATTTACCACCATCTCTTTATCGGGTGCATAATGATTTTCATGTGTCACAAgttcggaaatatgtgagtgatccgtcacatgtgctcGAGGTTGAGAATATCGAGTTGGATGAAGCTCTAACTTATGCGGAGGTACCAAAGGAGATATTCGATTGTAaggtgcgcaagacaaggaatggtgaaacTGTATTACTTAAGGTcctatggtctaatcacaatgtggaagaagccACTTTGGAGCcggaagaggctatgagagaACGCTACCCAAATCTTTTTgagcag TTGGTTATGGTTGGGTCCATGGTTAATGCCTTTTGA